CGGCGGCTTCGTGCGGCAGTACCAGGTGCTCGCCGACCCGGACCGGCTGCGCTATTACGGCCTGGACCTGAAGGACGTGCACCGCGCGCTGGCCAGCAACAACGCCAACTCGGGCGGCGGGATCCTGGTGCAGGGCGCCGAGCAGTACCTGGTGCGCGGCGTCGGCCTGATCGGCGGCCTGCAGGACATCGAGGCGATCGTCATCAAGGAGTCGGGCGGGACGCCGGTCTACCTGCGCGACGTGGCGCAGGTCCGCTTCGGCGAAGAGGTCCGCTACGGCGCGATGATCAAGGACGGCTACACCGAGGCGGTCGGCGGCATCGTGATGATGATTCGCGGGGGCAACGCCAAGGACGTCGTCGAGCGCGTCAAGCAGCGGGTCGCCGAGATCAACGACCGCGGCATGCTGCCCGGCGGGCTCAAGATCGTCCCGTACTACGACCGATCCGAGCTGGTCGACGCCGCGCTGTGGACCGTCACCAAGGTGCTGCTCGAGGGCGTCGTGTTCGTCACGATCGTGCTGTTCCTGTTCCTCGGCGACCTGCGCTCCAGCCTGATCGTTATCGCAACGCTGGCGCTGGTGCCGCTTGCCACCTTCATCGTGATGAACCAGGTCGGGCTGTCGGCCAACCTGATGTCGCTGGGAGGCATGGCGATCGCGATCGGCCTGATGATCGACGGCTCGGTGGTCGTGGTCGAGAACGCGCACGCGAGGATGGCGATGCGCCCGGGCGAGAACCGCGCGCGCGTGGTGCTGGACGCGGTGCGCGAGGTGGCGACGCCGGTCGTCTTCGGCATCGGCATCATCATCCTGGTATTCCTGCCGCTGATGACGCTGCAGGGCATGGAAGGCAAGATGTTCGCGCCGCTCGCCTACACGATCGCTATCGCGCTGGGCATCTCGCTGCTGGTCGCGCTCACGCTGACGCCGGCGCTCTCCTCCTACCTGCTGCGCGCGCCCGCCGGTCACGGCGACCACGACACCTGGCTGGTCGCCTTCCTGAAGCGCCGCTACCTGCGCCTGCTCGACCGGGCTCTCTCGCGCCAGCGCACCACGCTGGCGCTGGCGGTCGCCGCCTTCGCCGGCGCCCTCGCCCTGCTGCCGATGCTGGGCACCTCGTTCATCCCGGAGATGAAGGAAGGCTCGGTCTCGCCGAACATGGACCGGGTGCCGAACATCTCGCTGAACGAGTCGCTCGCGATGGAGATGGAGGCCATGCGGATGATCCGCGAGGTGCCGGGCGTGAAGACGGTCGTGTCGCGGCTGGGCCGCGGCGACAGCCCGGCCGATCCGGCCGGCCCGAACGAGGCCGACGTGATCGCCACGCTGCTGCCGAGGGACCAGTGGCCCGATGGCTGGACGCAGGACGACATCGCGAACGAGATGCGCGAGCGACTGATCGGCTTCCCCGGCGTGCAGGTCGCGATGGCCCAGCCGATTTCGGACCGGGTCGACGAGATGGTCACCGGCGTGCGCTCCGACGTCGCGGTGAAGATCTTCGGCGACGACATGGACGCGCTGCTGGAGAAGGCCGAGGAGATCGCCCGGATCGCCGCGACCGTGCCGGGCATGCGCGACCAGCGCGTCGAGCGGGTCGGCGGCCAGCAGTACCTGACGCTGGCGATCGACCGGCAGGCGATCGCGCGCGCCGGGCTCAACGCCTCGGACGTGCACGAGGTGATCGAGATGGCGATCGGCGGCAAGGTGGCCACCGAAGTCTACGAGGGCGAGCGCCGCTTCCAGGCGATCGTGCGCCTGCCCGAGGCGGTGCGCGACTCGGTCGACGACATCCGCCGGATCACGCTGGCGGCCCCCAACGGCGCGCTGGTCCGGCTCGACAGCCTTGCCCGGATCGAGGTGGTGGACGGCCCGGCGCAGGTCAGCCGGGAAGGGGGCAAGCGGCGTATCGTGGTCGCGATCAACGTGCAGGACCGCGACCTGGGCGGCTTCGTCGCCGACCTGCGCGAGCGCGTCGAGAGCGAGGTCGAGCTGCCGGAGGGCTACTACTTCGAGTGGGGCGGCACCTTCCAGAACATGGAGCGCGCGCTCGGCCACCTGACGATCATCGTGCCGGTCACGGTCGCGGCGATCTTCTTCCTGCTGTTCGTGCTGTTCGACTCGGTGCGTTTCGCGGCGCTGATCATCACGGTGCTGCCGTTCGCGTCGATCGGCGGCGTGGTGGGGCTCTACCTGACCGGCGAGTACCTGTCGGTGCCGGCCTCGGTGGGCTTCATCGCGCTGTGGGGCATCGCGGTGCTCAACGGCGTGGTGCTGGTGAGCTTCATCCGCAAGCTCAGGGCCGAGGGCCGCAGCGTGGCGCAGGCGGTCACCGAAGGCGCCGCCGCGCGGTTCAGGCCGGTGATGATGACCGCGATCGTCGCGATGCTGGGCCTGGTGCCCTTCCTGTTCGCGACCGGGCCCGGCTCCGAGGTGCAGCGGCCGCTCGCGATCGTCGTGATCGGCGGCCTGATCACGTCGACGCTGCTGACGCTGGTGGTGCTGCCGCTGCTCTACCGTTGGGTGGACCGGCAGCGCGCGGTGGAGGTCTGAGGCCGGGCGGGCGCCGGCAAGCTGCTCGGGCGGGCCGGCGGGCCCGCCCGTCAAGGGGGAGCCGGGGCGGCCACCGGGAGCCTCGCGCCCCGGTCGTCCGCCCCGCGCGACTTGCTCAGATGCCGGCCTTCGCCCTCAGCTCGGCGACCTTGTCGGTGCGCTCCCAGCTGAACTCGGGCTCGTCGCGGCCGAAGTGCCCGTAGGCGGCGGTCTTCTCGTAGACCGGACGCAGCAGGTCGAGCATCTTCACGATGCCCTTGGGCCGCAGGTCGAAGACCTCCTGGACGATCCGCGAGATCGTCGCGTCGTCGACCTTGCCGGTGCCCTGCGTGGTCACCATCACCGACGTGGGCCGCGCGATGCCGATCGCGTACGAGACCTGCACCAGGCACTTGCTGGCAAGGCCGGCGGCCACGACGTTCTTCGCCACGTAGCGGGCGGCGTAGGCGGCCGAGCGGTCCACCTTCGACGGGTCCTTGCCGGAGAACGCGCCGCCGCCGTGCGGCGCCGCGCCGCCGTAGGTGTCGACGATGATCTTGCGGCCGGTCAGGCCGCAGTCGCCCTGCGGGCCGCCGATGACGAAGCGGCCGGTCGGGTTGATCAGGTAGCGGACCTCGCCCTTCAGCAGTTCCTTCGGGATGACCGGCTTGATGATCTCCTCGATCACCGCCTCGCGGATCATCGCCTGGCTGATGTCGGGCGAGTGCTGGGTCGACAGCACGACCGTGTCGACCGCCGCCGGCCGGCCGTCGACGTAGCGCAGCGTGACCTGCGACTTCGCGTCCGGGCGCAGCCAGGCTAGCTTGCCGCTGTTGCGAAGCTGCGACTGGCGCTCGACCAGCCGGTGCGAGTAGTAGATCGCCGCCGGCATCAGCTCGGGGGTCTCGTCGCAGGCGTAGCCGAACATCAGGCCCTGGTCGCCGGCGCCCTGGTCGAGGTTGTCGTCGCCGGCCTTGTCGACGCCCTGCGCGATGTCGGGAGACTGCTTGTCGTAGGCCACGAGCACCGCGCAGCCCTTGTAGTCGATGCCGTACTCGGTGTTGTCGTAGCCGATGCGCTTGAGCGTGTCGCGCGCGACCTTGATGTAGTCGACGTTGCCCTGGCTGGTGATCTCGCCGGCGAGCACGACCAGGCCGGTGTTGCACAGGGTTTCGGCGGCGACGCGCGAGTGCGGATCCTGCGCGAGCAGCGCGTCGAGGATCGCGTCGGAAATCTGGTCGGCGACCTTGTCCGGATGGCCTTCGGAAACCGACTCGGAGGTGAACAGGAACTCGTTTGCCAAGACACTTCTCCAGAGGGACTCGGACGGTGGGCCCTCGCCCGGCGGGCGCGGCCCGCTCGGCGTAGCCGACTTGCGGAGAAGCGGCGACGCTTTAGCGGTATTTCCCCGGAGCCTCAGGCCCCGGGCGTCGCCCCGCAAGTTGTCCATTAAACCGGCGACGCGCGGATTATATAGGCGCAGGGATAATCGCGGTGTGAACGAATCCCAGACTTCGCCGATCCGCAAGCCGACGATGCCGCCGCCCGACGACGGTGCGCCGGCCGCCGACGGGGCCGCCGCCCGACTGCTGGCCGCCGGCTTCGGGCTGCTCGGGCGCCTGCCGCTCGGAGCGCTGCGCGCGCTGGGCGCGGTCGCGGGCCTGCTCGTGTTCGCGGCTTCGGGCGCCTACCGGCGCAAGCTCGTCGCCAACCTGCGGCGGGCCGGTTACCCGGGCTCGGGGCCGGCGCTGCGCGCCGCGGCGGGCGCGGGCCGGATGGCCCTCGAACTGCCGTGGATATGGCGCCGTCCGCCGGCCGCGCTCGCCGGCCGGGTGGCCTGCGCCGATCTCGCGGTCCTGGACGCGGTCGAGGCCGAGGGGCGCGGCGTCCTGTTCCTGACGCCGCACCTGGGCGCCTTCGAGGTGACCGCGCGCTGGTACGCGCTGCGCGCGCCGATCACCGTGCTGTTCAGGGAACCGCACAAGGCGCTGATGCGCCCGCTGGTGCGGCAGGCGCGCAACACTTCGTCGATCCGCGCGGTGCCCGCGGCGATGGCCGGGGTGCGATCGCTGCTGCGCGCGCTGCGCGCGGGCGAGGCGGTGGGTATCCTTCCGGACCAGGTTCCGGGGCAAGGCGAGGGCGAGTGGGCGCCCTTCTTCGGCGAGCCGGCGTGGACGATGACGCTGCCGCTGCGGCTCGCCGAGGCGACCGGCGCCGCCGTGGTGCTCGCGGTCGGGGAGCGGGTGCCGGGCGGTTGGCGGCTGCACCTGGAGCGGATGGCCGAGGCTCCGACCCCGGAAGCGCTGAACGCGCGGATGGAGGGACTGGTCCGGCGCTGGCCCGACCAGTACCTGTGGGGTTACAACCGCTACAAGGCGCCCGGCCAGGGCGCCGGGAAGGCGCGCCAGTCAGCGCGCCGGTGAACGGCGCCAGTGAACGGCGCCAGGAAAGGAAACGGCAAGGATGGGGGAAAGACTCGAACGATTCGGTCTCGCGGCGCTGCGCGCGGTTTCGCGCCTGCCGTATCCGGTGCTGCGCCGGATCGGGGAAGCCGTCGGCACGGCGGCGTGGTGGCTGGCGGCGCCGCGCCGGCGCGTCGCGCTGACCAACCTCCGGCTGTGCTTTCCCGACTGGACCGAGGCGAAGCGCAGGCAGGTGGCCCGCGAGCACTTCCGCTTCTTCGTGCGCAGCTTCCTCGAGCGCTTCGTGTTCTGGTACGGATCGCCCGAGCGGATCCGGGCGCTGTGCCGCGTGGAAGGCATCGAGAATCTCGAGGCGCATCACGGCAAGCCGATGATCCTGCTGGCGCCGCACTTCGTGGGGCTGGACGCCGGCGGCACCCGGCTGCAGGCCGACCGGCCGGTCGCGTCGATGTACGCGGCGCAGAAGAGCCGGGTGCTGACCGAGGCGATGACCCAGGGCCGCTCGCGCTTCCACCCGGAGGCCTCGACGATGATCCTGCGCACCGAGGGGCTGCGGGCCGCGCTGCGGCCGATCCGCGACGGCGTGCCCTTCTATTTCCTGCCCGACATGGACCTCGGGCCGCGCGACGCGGTCTTCGTGCCCTTCTTCGGCGTGCCCGCCGCCACGGTCACCTCGATGGCCCGACTGGCGAAGATCACCGGCGCCGTCGTCGTGCCCTGCGTGACCCGGATGACGCCCGACGGTTACGTGGTGCGCGTGCATCCGGCGTGGGACGGCTATCCGTCGGGCGATGCCGAGGCCGACGCGCGCAGGATGAACGCCTTCATCGAGGAGCGGGTGCTCGAGATGCCCGCGCAGTACCTGTGGACGCACAAGCGCTTCAAGACCCGGCCGCCCGGCGAGCCGGGTTTCTACGGCCGCCGGAACTGAGCCGGCGATCGGCGATAATCGGGCGATGAAGCTGCGGTTCACCAAGATGCATGGCGCGGGCAACGATTTCGTCGTGGTCGACGGCGTTCGCCAGCGCGTCGAGCTGCGCCCGGAACAGTGGCGGGCGCTGGCCGACCGGCATTTCGGCGTCGGCGCCGACCAGATACTTCTAGTCGAGCCCGCGCCCGACCTGCCGGACGTCGACTTCCGCTACCGGATCTTCAACGCCGACGGCGGCGAGGTCGAGCAGTGCGGCAACGGCGCGCGCTGCTTCGTGCGCTTCGTCGTCGACCACGGGCTCACCGACAAGCGGGCGATCCGGGTGGCCACGATGTCGGGCGTGATCGAGCCCAGGCTCGAGGACGACGGCCGGGTCACGGTCGACATGGGGCCCCCGGCCTTCGAGCCCGACCGGATCCCGTTCGACGCGTCGGGGCTCGCGCCGCGCGCCGAGGGCCGCGACACGGTCTGGCCGCTCGACGTGGACGGCGCCACGCGCTGGATCTCGGTGGTCTCGATGGGCAATCCGCACGCGGTGCAGTTCGTCGACGACGTCGACGCCGCGCCGGTCGCGCTCGAGGGGCAGCGCATCGAGAATTCGCCGCGCTTTCCGGCCCGGGTGAACGCCGGCTTCGCGCAGCCGGTGCCGGGCGGCCTGAAGCTGCGGGTCTGGGAGCGGGGCGCCGGTGAGACCCTCGCCTGCGGCACCGGCGCCTGCGCGGCCGCGGTGGCCGCGATCCGGCGCGGCCTGGCCGCTTCGCCGGTCGCGGTGCACACGCGCGGCGGCCTGCTGACCATCGCCTGGGAGGGCGGCAACGTGCTGATGACCGGGCCGGCCGCCACCGTTTTCGAGGGCGAGATCGATCTCGCCGCCATCCTTCCATCGGACACCGAATGACCGACACTGCCATCGGCGCCGACGAGGTCGCGCGCTACCTGCACGACCACCCCGAGTTCTTCGAGCAGCACGCCGAGCTGCTCGGCACGATCACGCTGCCGCATCCGCACGGCGGCCGCGCGATCTCGCTGCAGGAGCGCCAGCTCGAGGTGCTGCGCGAGCGGCACCGGCTGCTCGAGCTCAAGCTCGCCGAGCTGATCCGCATCGGCGAGGAGAACGACGCGATCGGCGCCAGGCTGCAGAAGTGGACGCGCCAGCTGCTGCTCGCCGGCGATCCGGACCAGCTGCCCGATCTCGTCGTCGACGGACTCGGCACGATCTTCTCGGTGCCCCAGGTGGCGCTTCGGCTCTGGGGCCTGCGCGACCAATGGGCCGGGCTAGAGTGCGCGCAGCCGGTGCCGGTCGACGTGATCACGCTGACCAACAGCATGACGCAGCCCTTCTGCGGCCCGAACTCCGATTTCCAGGCGGCCACCTGGCTGCCCGATGGCGGGCGCGAGACCCGCTCGATCGCGCTGCTGCCGCTGCGCAAGGGAGTCGACCCGAAGGCCTTCGGCCTGCTGGTGCTCGGCTCGGCCGATCCCGATCGCTTCCGCAGCGGCATGGGCACCGCCTATCTCGAGCGGATCGGCGAGATGGCGAGCGCGGCCCTCTCCCGGCTGGCCGACTGAGGCCGCAGCGGCGACCGGTGGCGCCGTGAGCCAGGTCGAGCGCTACCTGCAGCGCCTGGCCACGCAGCGCGGCTGCTCGCCGCGCACGATCGCCGGCTACCGGGCCGACCTGGGCATCCTCGCGCGGCTGGCCGGCGGCGGCGAGGCGCCGGACTGGGCCGCGCTGACCGAGCATGCGGTCAGGCGCTGGGTCGCGGCCGAGTCGCGCGCCGGGCGGGCGCCGAAGTCGATCGCGCGCAGGCTCTCGGCCTGGCGGGGCTTCTACGACTGGCTGTCCGACGAAGGCCTGGCCGTCGCCAATCCCGCCCGCGGGGTGCGCGCGCCGCGCGCGTCGAAGCGCTTGCCCAAGGCCCTGTCGCCGGACCAGGCCGCGAGCCTGATGGCGGGCGGCGACGACGGCGGCTTCGAATCGCTGCGCGACGCGGCGATGCTCGAGCTGTTCTATTCGTCGGGCCTGCGGCTGTCGGAGCTGACCTCGCTCGACGTCCGCTATTTCGACGCAAGCTCCGGCGACGGCGGGGCGCCGGCCTCGGCCAGCTGGTATTCGGCGGGCGAATCCGAGGTGACCGTCACCGGCAAGGGCGGCCGGCGCCGCACGGTGCCGGTCGGCGGGCCGGCGCGCGAGGCGCTGTCGCGCTGGCTCTCGGCGCGGGACGGCTTCCTGGCCGCGCATCCCGGCGCGGATTCCCGGCCGCTGTTCCTGGCCGCCAGCGGGCGGCGGCTCGCGAACCGGACGGTGCAGGCGCGGCTTCGCCGGCTCGCGATCGAGCGGGGCATCCCGGCGAACGTGCATCCGCACGTGCTGAGGCACTCGTTCGCCAGCCACCTGCTGCAGTCCAGCGGCGACCTGCGCGCCGTCCAGGAGCTGCTCGGGCATGCCAGCATCGCGACCACCCAGATCTACACCTCGCTCGATTTCCAGCGGCTGGCCGCTGTGTACGACGCCGCGCACCCGAGGGCCAAGAGACGCTGATCCGCCGGGCGGCTGTAAACTTCGCCAGGGCTTTCGGACAAATGCAATCGAATGTCATGAAAAGGGCGGCGAGCGACCGATGAGCCAGGCGATCGAGCAGGCGCCCGAGGAGCGCGCCCGCCGGATGATCCGGCGAGTCGGCGCGCGGCTGACCGGCCCTCGGCTCAGGGTGCTCAGCGAGCTGCTGCGTGCCGACCAGGCGCTCACGCACCTGGACCTGCAGCGCCGGGTCGAGGACGGCGCCGAGGCGATCGACCGGGTCACGCTGTACCGGGTGCTCGACTGGCTCGCGGACAGCGGGCTCGCCCACCGGGTGGCGGGACCGGACCGGGTCTTCCGGTTCTCGGCCCAGTCGACCGAAACGCCGCACGGGCACTTCCGTTGCGTGCGTTGCGGCCGCATGTATTGCCTGGGCGGCTCGGCCGAGCTCGAGCGCAGCGTGCGCGCCACGCTGCCCGAGGGCTTCACCGAGGAGCGGGTCGAAGTGACGGTATCGGGCCAGTGCGCGGAGTGCGCGGCGGCCGACTGAAGTAACGGAGCAGGAAAGAAATGGCGGGTACTCAGGTTCCGGTGACCATCCTCACCGGGTTTCTCGGGAGCGGCAAGACCACGCTGCTCAACCGGATCCTCAAGGAAGACCACGGCCACCGCATCGCGGTGATCGAGAACGAATTCGGCGAGGAAGGGGTCGACAACGACCTGCTGCTGCAGGAACGCGACGAGCAGATCGTCGAGATGAACAACGGCTGCATCTGCTGCACGGTGCGGGGCGACCTGATCCGGATCCTCGGCGACCTGGCCGAGCGGCGCGAGGCGGGCGAGATCTCTTTCGACCGGGTGATCATCGAGACCACCGGCATGGCCGACCCGGGCCCGGTGGCCCAGACCTTCTTCATCGACGACGAGATCGCCGACCGCTACCTGCTCGACGCGGTGATCACCGTGGTCGACGCGGTGCACGGCGACAAGCAACTCGACGAGCACACCGAGGCGCAGGAGCAGGTCGGTTTCGCCGACCGGATCCTGATGTCCAAGGTCGACCTGGCCGATCAGGCGAGCCAGGAACGGTTGCGCGAGCGGCTGATGCGCATCAACCCGCGCGCGCCGATCAAGCCCGTGAATTTCGGCAATGCGCCGATCGCCGAGATCCTGGACATTCGGGGTTTCAACCTGAACGCGATCCTGGAGATCGATCCGGAGTTCCTGACCAGCGACGAGCACGAGCACAACGACGCGGTCAAGTCCTTCGTCTTCCGCTCGAAGAAGCCTTTCGACCCCGTCAAGCTGGAGGACTTCCTGTCCGGCGTGATCCAGGTTTACGGCCCAGACCTCTTGCGGTATAAAGGCGTGCTTTTCATGAAGGGGTCCGACCGCCAGACCGTCTTCCAGGGCGTTCACATGATGATGGGCGCGGACACCGGGCGCCGCTGGCAGCCGGGCGAGAAGCCGTCGAGCAAGATGGTCTTCATCGGCCGGAACCTTCCCCGGGAAATGATCGTGAAGGGTCTGGAGCAGTGCCTGGCCTGACCGGCCGGCGCGATCGAGCCCCTGTGGGCTTCCCTTTATCCGTAGTCAGTCACCGGTAACTCAGATGGCCGCAACGAAAGAACAGAAGATGCTGACCGAGGCAGAGCTGCTGAAGATGCCCGAGTCGGCCTACATGAACGAGGCCCAGCTGGCCTTCTTCCGTGCGCGCCTGCAGCAGATGGAGAAGGAGATCCTCGCCAATGCCGGCGAGACCACCGAGCACCTGCGCGAGACCGTCATCGTTCCCGATCCTGCCGACCGGGCCACGATCGAGGAAGAGCACGCGCTCGAGCTGCGCACCCGCGATCGCGAGCGCAAGCTGCTGAAGAAGATCCAGCAGGCGCTGGCCAGCATCGAGTCAGGCGACTACGGCTACTGTGAAGAAACCGGCGAGCCGATCGGCATTCCGCGCCTGCTCGCCCGGCCGACCGCCACGCTGTCGCTCGAGGCCCAGCAGCGGCGCGAGCTGCGCCAGAAGCTGTACGGCGACTGAACGGCGACCTGGGCGCCGACGACAGGCGCCCCGGGACGGATCCACGGTCGCCCCGGCAGGGCTGCCCCTTAGGGGTACGTGCTAGACTGGCCCGCTCCGAGCCATCGCGAGCAGCGCGCCCGATCCGTGGTCTTCTCGATCTTCAGCCGGAAGGACAAGTCCCCGTCGCGACGCGACAAGCCGGACGCTGCGCGCGCGCCGGACGGGGCTGCCGCTCCCGCAGGCGGCCGGCAGTCGGCGCCCGACACGCTGGCGGCCCGGCGCGAGGCCGCGAGGCTGACCGCCGAGAAGATCGACCGGATCGAGTCCGAGATGATCGCCGACGGCTCCAGGCCGGCGCCCGCTTCCACGATGCGCCTGCGGGCCGACACGGTTCCCGCGGCCGTCGTGGCGCCGCCGTCGCGGCCGGTCACCGACCTGCTGCAGGGCTCGACCTCGCTCGCGCTCGGCGACCCGTCGATGGCCATGGCGATCGACATCAACGCGTCGTCGCTGCCCGGCGCCCTGGAAGAGGGCGCGATCCTCTACGCGAACGGTCAGCCCGATGCGGCCGCGGCCGCGCTGAAGCAGGCCCTGTCCGAGTTCGACCTCGGGGGGTACCAGCAGCTCGGCTGGCTGATGCTGCTCGACCTGCACCAGCTCTCCGGCGACAAGGCGGCCTTCGAGTCGCTGGCGCTCGACTACGCGGCTCGCTTCGAATCGTCGCCGCCGGCCTGGACCGAATCCGAGGACCCGGCAGCCGACGCGCGCCAGCCCGCCGGCTCGGTGGTGGCGTTGCCCGCGAATCTCGACGCATCGGTCGGCGGGCGCGTCGACCTGATCGTTCGCGGCATGGACCGCCGGCGCGAGACAGTGATCGACTGCGGCCCGCTGCAATCCGCCGACGCCGCCGGCGCCGCGCGGCTGATGGCGCTGTTCGGCCAGGTCGGCAAAGTGCCGGCGAGCCGGCACCAGCTGGTGGTGCGCGGCGCGCAGCGGCTGTTCGACGTGGCGCGCGCCGCGATCGAGCCGGGCCGGCGCGACGACAGCGACGCCTGCTGGATGCTTGCGCTGTTCGCGCTGCGGCTGCTCGGCGACCAGCAGGCCTTCGAGGACCTCGGCATCGAGTACTGCGTGACCTTCGAGGTGTCGCCGCCTTCCTGGGAGCCGCTGCCGGCGTCGATCCGCAACGCGTCCGCCGCCGGAGCCGCGGCGGCGCCCGGCGCCGCGCAGGCCGCAGGCTCTCCGCCCGCCGAACCGAATGCCTTCGTTCTCTCGGGCGAGGTCACCGGCCGCGCGGCCGCAGAGATCCGCGCCCTGCGGGCCTTCGCCACCGGGCGCGCCGATGTCGTCATCGATTGCCGGAAGCTGCGCCGG
This genomic window from Zeimonas sediminis contains:
- a CDS encoding STAS domain-containing protein is translated as MVFSIFSRKDKSPSRRDKPDAARAPDGAAAPAGGRQSAPDTLAARREAARLTAEKIDRIESEMIADGSRPAPASTMRLRADTVPAAVVAPPSRPVTDLLQGSTSLALGDPSMAMAIDINASSLPGALEEGAILYANGQPDAAAAALKQALSEFDLGGYQQLGWLMLLDLHQLSGDKAAFESLALDYAARFESSPPAWTESEDPAADARQPAGSVVALPANLDASVGGRVDLIVRGMDRRRETVIDCGPLQSADAAGAARLMALFGQVGKVPASRHQLVVRGAQRLFDVARAAIEPGRRDDSDACWMLALFALRLLGDQQAFEDLGIEYCVTFEVSPPSWEPLPASIRNASAAGAAAAPGAAQAAGSPPAEPNAFVLSGEVTGRAAAEIRALRAFATGRADVVIDCRKLRRLEFVAVGELLNEIVNLRSAGKQVLFAEPNRLVYALMLVMGLQELAEIRKRRI